In Solenopsis invicta isolate M01_SB chromosome 9, UNIL_Sinv_3.0, whole genome shotgun sequence, the sequence aaaatcatcACAATTTTATTGGAATGCAagatttaatatgtaaaattcatATCTTTAGACACATTGGCACTATCGTTAAactaagtaaattttatattaaataaaatgtaatgtttatgtatatataaagacGACTTAGGTTTATAAATATAAAcctaataatataaagaaaatatataaatataaattatataaaaataaatttagatttcaacaaaaaaattttaatttaggaaatataattataatctgtTTACTATCTCTACCTTAATgtaattagcaaataaatacatgcatttaaaataatgatttataaatataaacacaGCTTTATTAAAGCAACgtcaaatgtatttttaaaatatattatttttgttatttcaatgtaataaaattacttcatCTTAGATTCTATAAAATActgctttatatatatatgtgtgtatatacgtAGTcagtttaatgttttattattaacttatttggTGGCACACTTGCGTAAATGGTTAGTAATAGTTACAGGTATATTAAtcatttgaaataataagtataatgtaacaatatatattacttttatcttttCTCATTGAGCAAAAGTTTCTTTAAGTATGTAATAAGatgttctttattaaaaaaaaagtattatgcTATTACGTCAAAATTAATATGGGGTAGAATACTGACAAAATATACTCATATAAAACAGTCGGATaagtataatacatataaaacattatacTATCCAAATGAaacagtattaataaattaaatatcgaatgtgtaaattcgatattttacttttctcctgctgttagaaaataatttatataacaacaCATGTGTAGGCCAATATACATGATGATATAAGTACAACGTTATgttcaatatatatgtataaaaagcaCATTATAACAGTCTCCCtaatattaatacatgtttAGTATCACTTCTGTTGTGAGCGTAGTATCAGATTATTTCATATCAACTTCCTTTTTCTCTACTttcaatatacgtataaatatttatgcgttGTATTGATtactcattattaaaaaatgacatttttagaaaaaaataattagtaacaGTATAGCTGATAAAATTATGATGTGTTATAGCATTTAAATAGCAGGCAAAATGACCTGACTCATCAACAATTCATAAAGCTTGCATGCAAAAGCATACGCTTCAATACATTGCATCTTTCTACTATATGCTTGTATCCAAGAGTTATAAAATTCGTGAAATTACTTATTTAAGCTACAATTGTTCGTTTTTGTGTTGGAAGACTCTCGGTGCAAACTATATCTTGAATTGTTACATCATAGAGTATCTTATATAAGAGAAGCATGAAAGGCACTATGATAATTTCAGTTTTCTAATCATCTGCTGGAAAGCACATGATAACCATCTACCTTCTAGTGAAATCGATATGCATCATTTACAAAATCGTGCAAACTATTTTCTCTAAGTACCAGATTTCGAAGACTTTccatattggaaaaaaattaaagataacataatataatacaaaaatctcGAACTATATATTCAACTGGCATTTGATATATCGACATCGATAGTTTCCTCTTTAAGCAGTGCTCGTTTTTCCTCCTTTGTATTGTTCTGCTTTTTACCACCACTTTTACGTTTGCCCCTATTAAGTACACCGTTCTCGTCATCCATCATACGTATGATCTGTGACTGATCAGAACTTTCTATAGGTGCTATCGAAATATCGCGTACAGCACGAAATTTACCACAGTTATTTAAATGTTCGTTCTCCAAACGGAAAAAGTTCCATACAAATCGCCTAAAAACAGTTTTGCAATAAACAAACATAAGCAAATTTTTACATAAGACACAAGGAAATttctaagtaaatttaaaattgcaaaaaatgctTACCTAAAGACCTCGAGAGGTGCTACTATAGAAGTCATTAAATCGCTAGAGATATATCGACATTCAACGAGAATAAAACTCGCAATCCATATAAATCGTAGTATAAAATCTTCTATTATTGCGAAATAATAGAACCACtaaaacatatgtaatatgtaatatccCTTTTCTTgcattgttatataatattttactattttacttACGGCTGCCGAATAAACCACTTCCTCGCGTAGGAAACGATTTTCACCGGCGTTACTGTCTAAAAGGCCCCAATCCATCTTAAGATCCCACGTGTACgaatatattgaattaataaggCAGCTACACACCCATAGCCATAACCAGGGATTCTCCCATCGATTATTATATTCCGCTGAAAAAGTATATTATCTCTTtactatttttgaaacattagaATCAAATTATAGAAagataacatttttagaaatggCACATGTTAGCTTTATATACATTTCTCAAACGTTCAAATGTCCcctaaacattataaaatattagatacgTTTAGAAAACATACataaaacgtatgagccaaCACATGCTACCTGAGTTCATGTAATTCAACCTACATGCATGATAGGCGTATAAAGTATTGGCTGCAACAACGAGAAACGTCGTGGAATACTTTCCAGCATTCACTAAATGTGGGAACGCTTCTTTAGAATCTCGATATCTACGAACGCATTGCGCGAAGCGAAACCACGCTGGCAGGCAGTTCACAATAGGCCTGATAATGAGAGAGCCGGACATGCATTGCATAGTGTCACCCGCCTTCAGCCAATCGCCGTTTGTAATGTAGAAGCATATTAAAAAGTGAAAGTCCAAGAACGCAGTCGCCAAACTGTTGAACTGGTCCGCCAGCCAGAAATCGGCAAAATTGACATACGCAAATGGCGATATTAAAACGCGTCCCTGAAACAAGACAAAAGACTGTACTCAATTCTTTATTCATATGACAGGTGCGATGTTgtgcaaattataataattatttactataatcTTTAGCAGCCAAAAACGAGCTTCGTGACGAAACATTTTGACCGGATTTAATAGAAAGATCATCATGAGACAGACGAGTGCTAATGGATTTACGTATGGCGGAATGCTTAGACTGGTACTGTATAAGAAACTTAATAAGCTAAGCGTCCAGACGACTCCAAGGACTGCGGCCAATTCCATAAGATGTTGCTCCGAAAGATGATTTCGCGGGTCCAGCTCAAATATCAAAACGTGATTGACACCGGAAGATCTCCATCCGTAGACGTTAATGCCGATAAGGAATAAGAACTCGATAATAAGGAAGGGTCCTCGATATAGTCTAAATGCGATTTTCAGGTTCTCCCCGCTATCGTGGAAGACGGCTGAAagtaataagattttaaatagCACAGCTGCAAATACgtcacaatttaataaataaatattatacaataccTGAAAGGACAACTGCGACAGATAGAACAATAAAACTACCAGAAAATAAACCAACTTTGAAGGTAGTCCACGGACTCTGGTGCTCGCCAAGTGGCGGCACCCGAAGACGCTTCATAGCACGCTGCCGATCGCCGCCCTCGAGATCGTTCGTCACCGTAGCTTCCGTTTCCTGGATCAATTTGTCTATGTCTTTGGACGTGTAAAAGTGTGACGTTTCCACGCACTCGACTCTCCATTTTGTACCGGCGTCAACTGATAATAACTGGAAGCATTTAATAATGCGTTATAGGAGTTAAAGGCAACCGTGcattaaaagtaatacaaaCTGTTGAGGACAACACATTACTGGTTTTTACTTGGGTACACAGGGAATATAGGTATTGTGTCATACATAGAGCAGTTGTTTCTTGCACCACTATTTTGCAACTACGGGAGGAAAGACATGACGCTAATGATATTGGGATAATTGTAGCCTCTGAAATGACACAAGCAGCATGACTGACAAgcgaaaaattacaaaaaaagtgcAATTACATCACTGATGTGATAAGATACCTTGTCGTGCTTCTTGAGAATCTTGCGAAATCCAGTGTGATTAAGGTTCTGATAGTTCTGAAGGAGGATTAAAGAAAGATAGAATTCTGAAAATGCAAGTTTTAAGTCCCTGAGCTTTCTGGTAGGCAGAAGCGGCTTTGCGCTGGCCTTTCCCTTGTTCTTCCCGCTTCCCTGTTGCAACTCCACAGCAGTCTTCAGTTCGCTTTGCAGAGCTGCATACTTGCGCGTCGCTTCTGCCAATTTTTCTGCAATAAATAAAACGCTTAACATAACTGctgtaaagattaaaaattataagtgaCTCTTTTGTCCTTATGGAAATATCCTCACCAGAGTAAAATGTATTGATTTTCTTTAATTCACGATCACAGAATGTAAAAAACACCTCGTCAAACGACGCGAAGTGGCGTGATATCACTTCTGGCTCTACGCTTTCATCCGAGGGTGCTTCTTCCACTGCTGTGTAAAGCATCGCCTTCATTTCCTGCAAGATTTATTGTTTATCTATAGCGTTCATTGAAGAAATTGCttccaaaattttaattcctaatatgtaatatttctttattatgcGCAGGGCACAAGTTACAATCTTATTTCTCATATCATTATCTTTACATTTGTACAGCGTAAATCTAAATGTTTGTACTTAAATGTTATACCTCATAGCTAATATATTGCTTACGCCACTCGGGCGTAATGTGAGCTGATAGATGCTCCGCGAACTTCATGTTGCCTTATGCACAGCGTAGCGTCACACTAATCTGCAAGAACCCAGGCGGTTAGAGTTAGAATTGAAGGAAACAGATGATATTAAAAGTTTGTTCGTGTCGCATGTTCTGACACACTCCAGCGTGCTCCAATACATTTGCCGCAAATGCAATTGGAGTGCGTTGGAGCATACAACACGAACAAACATTAAGTGATGAAGATATcgtgtgtaaataaaaagtttagcGAGAGGATCGTCCCCGTACTTACCTAAACCCATCTAAATCCCGGGCGAGATTATAAATGCGCATTTATAGCGCACCGAGGAACTTTGTCGGCGGCGGCCGATCAAACGCCCCGTCCTCTATTGTTTGGAgcgacaataaatatttaaccaaccgcgagataaaaattatttggcattcgCGGCTGTGTCGAAGCGGGAATCCAATCCTTTCGCGCTGCGTTGTTCATGCGACTCATTAATTGAGCCGCGTTGTATCGCCGATTGGATTAGCCAGGAGATTGTTGGAAACGCGTGCGAGCCTCTCGCGTATGCGAGTGGAACGTTTCACGCACAATGCTTTCCGTAGGTCGATTCGTCACACGTGGTCATACGGTATCTCACGGAATAGCCAGCTAAGCCAGCTCACAAGGCTGTCGTCGTGTCGACAATGTCGACCTTTTATCATTGTTCGTCGTTCCCGATGGGAAAAGATTGAATAAAACTGGATGTTCGACTGATGATGAAGCACTGATTCTTGTTCCCGCGTTTTATTTTCTCCTTCGTTTTCACTGTAAAGTTTAACAGCGGCGATGTGAACACCTATTATCGCATTGTATTTAAATTCCattttattgcgaaataaaaaaaccgtatacttgataaaaaaaagaaatgaacttttgaagaaaattaacagattaaaataaacaaaaaataatcacttatttatttataaatttgataaataaaaatttgttaacaatttcaatcagaaaaaaaaatgtgaagaaACATTCGAATGTCACAAAGCTAGAAATTTAgctataaatatcaataaattttttgatgaaaattatataataataaaaataaaataataaaaagatattattgaTGAATTTTTGTGTTGCAAAACCCGACTGATGACAAGGAAGATCGCATTCGATAGGTATAATAAGTTCGCTCTTCGTACCGTATATGTACGTTATACATTTTTGACCTTTAAAAGGAGACAGACGTATAATGAAATgtcaaagagagaaaaagagaggcgACAAGAGATATATAGTAGGTATAAATGTAAACACATATCTTTTCTCTCAAGTTCAAAGGgtatttctctctctccatttgtaaataacataCCATTATTTTTCACTTATCATCGTCAGTCTTATCTCGTATTATATCCAGTGAAATGTTTGCCAGAGATTCAGAGAACTTTATAGTATAAAGATCAAGTGGAAAGTCATCTGTGTTTAACCTAAACAGAGAATGTAACGTATATTAatctttgtaataaatatataaattcattttgCATGAATAATAACTGCACGCTTGAAAGATGtag encodes:
- the LOC105201890 gene encoding xenotropic and polytropic retrovirus receptor 1 isoform X1; translated protein: MKFAEHLSAHITPEWRKQYISYEEMKAMLYTAVEEAPSDESVEPEVISRHFASFDEVFFTFCDRELKKINTFYSEKLAEATRKYAALQSELKTAVELQQGSGKNKGKASAKPLLPTRKLRDLKLAFSEFYLSLILLQNYQNLNHTGFRKILKKHDKLLSVDAGTKWRVECVETSHFYTSKDIDKLIQETEATVTNDLEGGDRQRAMKRLRVPPLGEHQSPWTTFKVGLFSGSFIVLSVAVVLSAVFHDSGENLKIAFRLYRGPFLIIEFLFLIGINVYGWRSSGVNHVLIFELDPRNHLSEQHLMELAAVLGVVWTLSLLSFLYSTSLSIPPYVNPLALVCLMMIFLLNPVKMFRHEARFWLLKIISFVLFQGRVLISPFAYVNFADFWLADQFNSLATAFLDFHFLICFYITNGDWLKAGDTMQCMSGSLIIRPIVNCLPAWFRFAQCVRRYRDSKEAFPHLVNAGKYSTTFLVVAANTLYAYHASEYNNRWENPWLWLWVCSCLINSIYSYTWDLKMDWGLLDSNAGENRFLREEVVYSAAWFYYFAIIEDFILRFIWIASFILVECRYISSDLMTSIVAPLEVFRRFVWNFFRLENEHLNNCGKFRAVRDISIAPIESSDQSQIIRMMDDENGVLNRGKRKSGGKKQNNTKEEKRALLKEETIDVDISNAS
- the LOC105201890 gene encoding xenotropic and polytropic retrovirus receptor 1 isoform X2, whose product is MKFAEHLSAHITPEWRKQYISYEEMKAMLYTAVEEAPSDESVEPEVISRHFASFDEVFFTFCDRELKKINTFYSEKLAEATRKYAALQSELKTAVELQQGSGKNKGKASAKPLLPTRKLRDLKLAFSEFYLSLILLQNYQNLNHTGFRKILKKHDKLLSVDAGTKWRVECVETSHFYTSKDIDKLIQETEATVTNDLEGGDRQRAMKRLRVPPLGEHQSPWTTFKVGLFSGSFIVLSVAVVLSAVFHDSGENLKIAFRLYRGPFLIIEFLFLIGINVYGWRSSGVNHVLIFELDPRNHLSEQHLMELAAVLGVVWTLSLLSFLYSTSLSIPPYVNPLALVCLMMIFLLNPVKMFRHEARFWLLKIIGRVLISPFAYVNFADFWLADQFNSLATAFLDFHFLICFYITNGDWLKAGDTMQCMSGSLIIRPIVNCLPAWFRFAQCVRRYRDSKEAFPHLVNAGKYSTTFLVVAANTLYAYHASEYNNRWENPWLWLWVCSCLINSIYSYTWDLKMDWGLLDSNAGENRFLREEVVYSAAWFYYFAIIEDFILRFIWIASFILVECRYISSDLMTSIVAPLEVFRRFVWNFFRLENEHLNNCGKFRAVRDISIAPIESSDQSQIIRMMDDENGVLNRGKRKSGGKKQNNTKEEKRALLKEETIDVDISNAS